From Ictidomys tridecemlineatus isolate mIctTri1 chromosome 2, mIctTri1.hap1, whole genome shotgun sequence, the proteins below share one genomic window:
- the Cbll1 gene encoding E3 ubiquitin-protein ligase Hakai isoform X2, protein MDHTDNELQGTNSSGSLGGLDVRRRIPIKLISKQANKAKPAPRTQRTINRMPAKAPPGDEGFDYNEEERYDCKGGELFGNQRRFPGHLFWDFKINILGEKDDTPVHFCDKCGLPIKIYGRMIPCKHVFCYDCAILHEKKGDKMCPGCSDPVQRIEQCTRGSLFMCSIVQGCKRTYLSQRDLQAHINHRHMRAGKPVTRASLENVHPPIAPPPTDIPDRFIMPPDKHHMSHIPPKQHIMMPPPPLQHVPHEHYNQPHEDIRAPPAELSMAPPPPRSVSQETFRISTRKHSNLITVPIQDDSNSGAREPPPPAPAPAHHHPEYQGQPVVSHPHHIMPPQQHYAPPPPPPPPISHPMPHPPQAAGTPHLVYSQAPPPPMTSAPPPITPPPGHIIAQMPPYMNHPPPGPPPPQHGGPPVTAPPPHHYNPNSLPQFTEDQGTLSPPFTQPGGMSPGIWPAPRGPPPPPRMQGPPSQTPLPGPHHPDQTRYRPYYQ, encoded by the exons ATGGATCACACTG ACAATGAGTTACAAGGCACTAATAGTTCTGGATCATTGGGTGGTCTTGATGTTCGCAGACGAATTCCTATAAAACTCATctccaaacaagcaaacaaagccAAACCTGCACCTCGAACTCAAAGGACTATAAACAGGATGCCTGCAAAGGCTCCACCTGGTGATGAAG GATTTGATTATAATGAAGAAGAGCGGTATGACTGTAAAGGGGGCGAACTGTTTGGAAATCAGCGAAGATTTCCTGGACACCTTTTTTGGGACTTTAag ATCAACATCTTGGGTGAAAAGGATGATACACCAGTTCATTTCTGTGACAAATGTGGATTGCCTATTAAAATATATGGGCGAATG ATTCCATGCAAGCATGTTTTTTGCTATGACTGTGctattttacatgaaaaaaaaggagataaGATGTGTCCAGG CTGTAGTGATCCTGTGCAGCGAATTGAACAGTGTACAcgaggttctctcttcatgtgtAGCATTGTTCAAGGGTGCAAGAGAACGTATTTGTCTCAGAGAGACTTACAGGCTCATATCAACCATCGCCATATGAGAGCTGGAAAACCTGTTACCCGTGCTTCACTTGAAAATGTTCATCCTCCTATTGCCCCACCACCAACCGACATCCCTGATCGTTTTATAATGCCACCAGACAAGCACCATATGAGTCATATTCCGCCAAAGCAGCACATCATGATGCCACCACCTCCTTTGCAACATGTGCCTCATGAGCACTATAATCAGCCACATGAGGATATTCGTGCTCCTCCAGCAGAATTGTCCATGGCTCCACCTCCACCTCGTTCGGTCAGTCAGGAAACCTTTCGCATTTCAACAAGAAAACACAGCAATTTAATAACTGTCCCTATTCAGGATGACTCAAATTCAGGTGCTAGAGAACCACCACCTCCTGCCCCAGCACCTGCTCACCATCATCCTGAATATCAGGGTCAACCAGTGGTATCGCACCCTCATCATATTATGCCTCCACAACAACATTATGCaccacccccacctcctccaccaccaaTAAGCCATCCAATGCCACATCCTCCCCAGGCTGCAGGTACTCCTCACTTGGTGTATAGCCAAGCTCCACCTCCACCAATGACCTCTGCTCCACCACCAATAACCCCTCCCCCTGGACATATTATTGCCCAGATGCCACCTTATATGAATCATCCTCCTCCAGGACCTCCCCCACCTCAACATGGTGGTCCACCTGTAACTGCTCCCCCTCCTCACCATTATAATCCAAATTCTTTACCCCAATTTACTGAAGATCAAGGAACTCTGAGCCCTCCATTTACACAACCAGGGGGAATGAGTCCTGGTATATGGCCTGCACCAAGagggccacctcctcctccacgaATGCAGGGTCCGCCTTCTCAAACCCCACTTCCTGGACCACATCATCCAGATCAGACAAGATACAGACCTTATTACCAATGA
- the Cbll1 gene encoding E3 ubiquitin-protein ligase Hakai isoform X1 yields the protein MDHTDNELQGTNSSGSLGGLDVRRRIPIKLISKQANKAKPAPRTQRTINRMPAKAPPGDEEGFDYNEEERYDCKGGELFGNQRRFPGHLFWDFKINILGEKDDTPVHFCDKCGLPIKIYGRMIPCKHVFCYDCAILHEKKGDKMCPGCSDPVQRIEQCTRGSLFMCSIVQGCKRTYLSQRDLQAHINHRHMRAGKPVTRASLENVHPPIAPPPTDIPDRFIMPPDKHHMSHIPPKQHIMMPPPPLQHVPHEHYNQPHEDIRAPPAELSMAPPPPRSVSQETFRISTRKHSNLITVPIQDDSNSGAREPPPPAPAPAHHHPEYQGQPVVSHPHHIMPPQQHYAPPPPPPPPISHPMPHPPQAAGTPHLVYSQAPPPPMTSAPPPITPPPGHIIAQMPPYMNHPPPGPPPPQHGGPPVTAPPPHHYNPNSLPQFTEDQGTLSPPFTQPGGMSPGIWPAPRGPPPPPRMQGPPSQTPLPGPHHPDQTRYRPYYQ from the exons ATGGATCACACTG ACAATGAGTTACAAGGCACTAATAGTTCTGGATCATTGGGTGGTCTTGATGTTCGCAGACGAATTCCTATAAAACTCATctccaaacaagcaaacaaagccAAACCTGCACCTCGAACTCAAAGGACTATAAACAGGATGCCTGCAAAGGCTCCACCTGGTGATGAAG AAGGATTTGATTATAATGAAGAAGAGCGGTATGACTGTAAAGGGGGCGAACTGTTTGGAAATCAGCGAAGATTTCCTGGACACCTTTTTTGGGACTTTAag ATCAACATCTTGGGTGAAAAGGATGATACACCAGTTCATTTCTGTGACAAATGTGGATTGCCTATTAAAATATATGGGCGAATG ATTCCATGCAAGCATGTTTTTTGCTATGACTGTGctattttacatgaaaaaaaaggagataaGATGTGTCCAGG CTGTAGTGATCCTGTGCAGCGAATTGAACAGTGTACAcgaggttctctcttcatgtgtAGCATTGTTCAAGGGTGCAAGAGAACGTATTTGTCTCAGAGAGACTTACAGGCTCATATCAACCATCGCCATATGAGAGCTGGAAAACCTGTTACCCGTGCTTCACTTGAAAATGTTCATCCTCCTATTGCCCCACCACCAACCGACATCCCTGATCGTTTTATAATGCCACCAGACAAGCACCATATGAGTCATATTCCGCCAAAGCAGCACATCATGATGCCACCACCTCCTTTGCAACATGTGCCTCATGAGCACTATAATCAGCCACATGAGGATATTCGTGCTCCTCCAGCAGAATTGTCCATGGCTCCACCTCCACCTCGTTCGGTCAGTCAGGAAACCTTTCGCATTTCAACAAGAAAACACAGCAATTTAATAACTGTCCCTATTCAGGATGACTCAAATTCAGGTGCTAGAGAACCACCACCTCCTGCCCCAGCACCTGCTCACCATCATCCTGAATATCAGGGTCAACCAGTGGTATCGCACCCTCATCATATTATGCCTCCACAACAACATTATGCaccacccccacctcctccaccaccaaTAAGCCATCCAATGCCACATCCTCCCCAGGCTGCAGGTACTCCTCACTTGGTGTATAGCCAAGCTCCACCTCCACCAATGACCTCTGCTCCACCACCAATAACCCCTCCCCCTGGACATATTATTGCCCAGATGCCACCTTATATGAATCATCCTCCTCCAGGACCTCCCCCACCTCAACATGGTGGTCCACCTGTAACTGCTCCCCCTCCTCACCATTATAATCCAAATTCTTTACCCCAATTTACTGAAGATCAAGGAACTCTGAGCCCTCCATTTACACAACCAGGGGGAATGAGTCCTGGTATATGGCCTGCACCAAGagggccacctcctcctccacgaATGCAGGGTCCGCCTTCTCAAACCCCACTTCCTGGACCACATCATCCAGATCAGACAAGATACAGACCTTATTACCAATGA